The DNA sequence TTACGCAGAGCATCCAGCTTCCGCATATCCAAAGGATCATAGAGAGCTTCATAGACGCTCAGACCATAAAGCCCCACGAAGGCGAAGAGGAAATACTTCTGTTCCTTCTGCGCATCCTTCACTGATTTTTCATTGGCGTTCAAAAAATTCACCACGAAAGGATTCTGAGCGGCCTGGGCGGGCGTCAGGTTCCGGGTGGCGTCGGTAGCGGCGGCGTTGCCGGCATCCACTTTTTTCATGCGATCATAGTATAAAGCCAAAGAGCCGACCTGTCCGACGGCGAAGGCTGAGCCGATTCCGCGGTAACCTTCGGTAAACTGGGGAATGCCCAGGGGAAGGAGGTACCAGTACTTATAACGCTGGCCCTTGGCGCGGCGCTTGTCCATCTTGCCAAAGGCGCGGTCAACCGCGTTATTATCCGAATCCCGGGACGCCACGAGGTGACCGTCCTGAAGGATATTGTCACTGGTCAGGTCGGAAGCATCGACTGCATTCAGGTCAAACTGAGGGCGGATCTTTTCCTCCAGGGTACCCGCCTCGGCCATCGCTTTTGCAGAAAAAAGCAGCGTTGTGCTGAAAAATAGTCCTGTGATCTTTAGGAAATTCCGTCGCATATCTGTCCCCCCAAGAAAGGCGAATCGAAGCACTATCGGCATTCCGCCCTGAAATCTTGAATGGAAAATAATCTTACTCGGGCGTAACGAATGGAGAATTTGCAAAGGCGAAGTTCGATTCTGATCCGGCGTAAGAATCGAGGGGGGCCGGAACGAGGCTTTGGAATCTTACATGGAAAAACGTTCCAAAATCACGGCGCTCAGTGCCGGGTATGACAGAGGTTTTTTCGTTAAAAGAGCTTATCTCAAGCGCCTCATGCGATTGAGCGATAAGATCCGTAGCAATAGAGTTCCCCTGTAGCATCGGTCCATTCCTCCATCAGCCCTGGTTCAGAGCTTTGGCAGAGACGTACTTAGCGGCAGTCTCTTATTTAAGGTAAGGAGTCCGGGCATGCAGCAGTATCGAGATAAAAGGGTCGCCGTCGTCGCGAGCACGAAAGAGGAAGGGGATATCCTCTTCCATATCCTGCGTTCATTTGGAATCGAACAGATCCGGGTGATGCTGGACAGCCGGGAGGTTTTGAACCTGGACCCCCAGGAGACTTTCCACCTCTTCGTCCTCCGGCATGAAACCACAGGTCTATCCGGCATCAGTCTGATGCAGCGCATACGCGCCAGCGGGCATTATGGAACGGAGAACTATCTGATCCTGGTGGATTCCATTAGTGAAGCGATGAAGCCTGTCTTTGAGGAATTCGATGTCCGCTATGTCCTTCCCAAACCCTTCACGGCCGATCGGATTGCCAGTCGCCTGGAATCCCTTCTGCGGGCCGAGTCGGAATTGAATCCCTTCGAGATCACGATGCGCAGTGCGCGCGGAGCCTATTATTCCGGGCTTTTGACGATGGCTCGGGAACTCTGCCTCAGCCTTTTCCGAACCCATGGCTATCAGGAGCGGATCCTCACGCTCCTGGGCGAAATCGCTTTGAAGGAAAAGAAGACCAGCGAGGCGCGGAAGTTCTTCACCGCCGCTTTGAAAGTGAATCCAGGATTTTTGCCGGCGACCCATCGCATGGCCGTCTCGCATATGTATGACAGGAACTTTAAAGAGGCGGCGTCGATGCTCGATGAGCTTTTGCCGCGCAATCCCCTTAACCTTCAGCTGCTGGCGGATTCCGGCCAGGCCAGCTATGAGGTCGGCAATCACGATAAGGCCCGGCTCACCATGCTGCACCTGAAGCAGCTGGATGAAAAGGATCGCCTGGCTGCGGATGTGCTCGCCAAGGTTGCGATGGCCGAGGGCCGCGTGCTCGATGCCTGCCGTCATCTGCGCAAGAGTCATAGTGATGCTGAACTCGTGCAGTTTCTGAATAATGAAGGTGTACGTCTGTCCAAAGAAAAGGATCTGGATGGGGCCATTCGCATGTATGAACAGTGCCTGGGTGAGGTGCATGAAAGCGAGTTCGCCCATGCGATCTACTATAACCTGGGACTTGCTCATGCCAAGCGCCGGGAACACGGACCTGCGGCTCAGTATTTTCAGATGGCCCTGGCCCGGAAGCCGGATTTCGTGAAGGCCCAGCAGGCCCTGGCGCGACTGGAGCCGATCGGCGCGTGATCGTGAAGGCTCAGTAGGCCGTCGTGCGACTGGAGCCAATTAGTATCTGTCATTTCAAAGTCGAGGGGCCTTGTGGGCCCCTTTTTTACACCCAAAAGCCAAGGGTTTAAAGAAGGATTCTGCACACGACAAAAGTCACCTTCACCAAAATGTATGGCATTATTGCTCTATTGTTACAGCATCGTACATGATTCAGTCAATTATCGCCTATGCCTTCCGATAAGGAATTATAAGATTTGCTGCACACAAGCAATAGAGGGAAGCCCCGCAATGCGATTTGGACGTTACATCGTAGGATTGCCCAGCCAGGACAACGATACCTTGCATCGTTCCCAAAACACCGAGGCGCCCCCATCGCAGGATAATGAGCAGGATGTCAACGGCTCCGAACAAAAGGATGCTGATGCCATAGTATGATCCCAGACTCTCTTTTCCCAATCCTGGGAAGGCCTAAGCTTGCATGGTGGAGGGGGCTGACATGAGTCAGTCCCTTCGGTTTTTTGGGGGCAATGCGTCGTGAATCGCATCCGCGAGGCAGCGGCCCAGACGCTCGATCTTATCCCCGGATAAAGGCACGTCATCCAATTGATAATCAGTGAAATCTTCGGCCCAGCTCGACAGAAGATGCTTCGGCACGTCGAGGGAAATCGAGGGCACGCTGCGA is a window from the Oligoflexus sp. genome containing:
- a CDS encoding tetratricopeptide repeat protein; protein product: MQQYRDKRVAVVASTKEEGDILFHILRSFGIEQIRVMLDSREVLNLDPQETFHLFVLRHETTGLSGISLMQRIRASGHYGTENYLILVDSISEAMKPVFEEFDVRYVLPKPFTADRIASRLESLLRAESELNPFEITMRSARGAYYSGLLTMARELCLSLFRTHGYQERILTLLGEIALKEKKTSEARKFFTAALKVNPGFLPATHRMAVSHMYDRNFKEAASMLDELLPRNPLNLQLLADSGQASYEVGNHDKARLTMLHLKQLDEKDRLAADVLAKVAMAEGRVLDACRHLRKSHSDAELVQFLNNEGVRLSKEKDLDGAIRMYEQCLGEVHESEFAHAIYYNLGLAHAKRREHGPAAQYFQMALARKPDFVKAQQALARLEPIGA